A single region of the Triticum dicoccoides isolate Atlit2015 ecotype Zavitan chromosome 2B, WEW_v2.0, whole genome shotgun sequence genome encodes:
- the LOC119365502 gene encoding cell division cycle 20.2, cofactor of APC complex-like: MDAGSDMMSPEKSGRRGARPPLREAGSISTPSMPPLQEPGSRPRPYMPSLCSTPRNPAVKCYGDRFIPDRSAMDMDMAHYLLTEPRKDRKNAVTPSPGKEAYRKLLAEKLLNNRTRILAFRNRPPEPENSILTELGADVASVQARPAKKRRYIPQSAERTLDAPDLLDDYYLNLLDWGSANVLSIALGNTVYLWDAASGSTSELVTIDEDDGPVTSVSWAPDGQHIAIGLNSSAVQIWDSSSNRLLRTLQGVHESRVGSLSWNKSILTAGGMDGKIVNNDVRIREHAVQTYRGHTQEVCGLKWSGSGRQLASGGNDNLLHIWDVSMASSAQSAGRTQWLHRMEDHSAAVKALAWCPFQSNLLASGGGANDRCIKFWNTHTGACLNSVDTGSQVCALLWNKNDRELLSSHGFTQNQLTLWKYPSMVKMAELNGHTSRVLFMAQSPDGCTVASAAADETLRFWNVFPDAPKSAVKEKTSQSRLFNSYNHLR; the protein is encoded by the exons ATGGACGCAGGTTCCGACATGATGTCGCCGGAGAAGAGCGGCAGGCGGGGCGCGCGGCCGCCGCTCCGGGAGGCCGGCTCGATCTCGACGCCCTCCATGCCGCCGCTCCAGGAGCCCGGCTCCAGGCCCAGGCCCTACATGCCGTCCCTCTGCTCCACGCCCCGCAACCCTGCCGTCAAGTGCTAT GGCGACAGGTTCATCCCCGACAGGTCGGCGATGGACATGGACATGGCGCACTACCTGCTGACGGAGCCGAGGAAGGACAGGAAGAACGCGGTGACGCCGTCGCCGGGCAAGGAGGCGTACCGGAAGCTGCTGGCGGAGAAGCTGCTCAACAACCGGACCAGGATCCTCGCCTTCCGCAACAGGCCGCCGGAGCCTGAGAACAGCATCCTCACGGAGCTCGGTGCCGATGTGGCCTCCGTCCAGGCCAGACCGGCGAAGAAGCGTCGATACATCCCTCAG TCCGCAGAGAGGACTCTGGATGCGCCAGACCTCCTTGACGATTACTACCTCAACCTGCTGGACTGGGGAAGCGCCAATGTGCTGTCCATTGCACTGGGCAACACGGTGTACCTCTGGGACGCCGCAAGTGGGTCTACATCCGAGCTTGTTACCATTGATGAGGACGATGGCCCTGTCACTAGTGTTAGTTGGGCTCCTGATGGCCAGCACATTGCTATTGGCCTCAACTCCTCTGCTGTCCAGATTTGGGATTCCAGCTCGAACCGACTG CTGAGGACACTGCAAGGTGTGCATGAGTCGAGAGTCGGATCACTGTCATGGAACAAGAGCATCCTGACCGCTGGTGGTATGGACGGCAAGATTGTGAACAATGATGTGAGGATTAGGGAGCATGCTGTGCAGACATACCGCGGGCACACGCAGGAGGTGTGTGGACTCAAGTGGTCCGGATCAGGGCGGCAGCTAGCCAGCGGTGGTAATGACAACCTCCTCCACATATGGGATGTGTCCATGGCATCCTCTGCACAATCCGCAGGCCGCACCCAATGGCTACACAGGATGGAAGACCACTCGGCTGCTGTGAAGGCGCTCGCATGGTGCCCATTCCAGAGCAACCTGCTGGCGTCGGGTGGTGGCGCAAATGACCGGTGCATCAAGTTCTGGAACACACACACGGGCGCATGCCTCAACTCAGTCGACACTGGGTCACAAGTCTGTGCGCTGCTATGGAACAAGAATGACAGAGAGCTGCTGAGCTCGCATGGGTTCACTCAGAACCAGCTCACACTGTGGAAGTACCCGTCGATGGTCAAGATGGCCGAGCTCAATGGCCATACTTCCCGTGTCCTCTTCATGGCTCAG AGCCCTGATGGTTGCACGGTGGCATCCGCTGCAGCAGACGAGACCCTGCGCTTTTGGAATGTGTTTCCTGATGCTCCGAAGTCTGCAGTGAAAGAGAAGACTTCACAGAGCAGATTGTTCAACAGTTACAATCACCTACGCTAG
- the LOC119368273 gene encoding P-loop guanosine triphosphatase YjiA-like, translating to MAAAAAAARLLLPRATRAAASSSALLHRPLDSFSRCFRSLGPPLPRPPPTVFQRHLSDAAFDAQALDNRVPATVITGFLGSGKTTLLNHILTSQHGKRIAVVENEFGEVDIDSSLVANHSSVAEDIVMVNNGCLCCTVRGDLVKMLLKLVKQKGDKFDHIVIETTGLAKPGPVIETFCSDELVSKYVKLDGVVTLVDCKHAMQHLNEVKARWVVNEAVEQVAYADRIILNKTDLVDDAELEVLTNKIKLINGMAQMKKAKFGDVDMDFVLGIGGYDLDRIEAAVQLNENKETGGHCHLGHEHGYHHDHVHDAAVTSVSIVSEGLLDLDEVNDWLERLVDEKGEDLYRLKGVISVNESTGRFVFQGVHSMLEGCPAKPWEDGEKRISKLVFIGRSLDEAALRKAFKGCLL from the exons atggcggctgcggcggcggctgcaCGGCTGCTGCTCCCCAGGGCGACCAGAGCCGCGGCCTCCTCCTCCGCTCTTCTCCACCGCCCTCTCGATTCCTTTTCCAGATGCTTCCGAAGCCTCGGGCCGCCCCTCCCGCGGCCGCCGCCCACCGTATTCCAGCGGCACCTCTCCGACGCTGCCTTCGACGCGCAGGCGCTGGACAACCGCGTCCCCGCTACCGTCATCACCGGCTTCCTCGGCTCCGGCAAG ACAACCCTTCTGAATCACATTCTAACATCACAGCATGGGAAGAGGATTGCTGTCGTTGAGAACGAG TTTGGTGAGGTGGATATCGATAGCTCACTCGTCGCTAACCATTCATCCGTCGCTGAAGACATTGTGATGGTCAATAATGGCTGCTTGTGCTGCACTGTCCGAGGGGATCTTGTAAAGATGCTTCTGAAGCTGGTGAAGCAAAAGGGTGACAAGTTTGATCATATCGTCATTGAGACAACAG GTCTTGCAAAGCCTGGTCCTGTTATTGAGACATTTTGTTCTGATGAATTGGTCTCGAAATATGTGAAACTTGACGGTGTTGTTACTTTGGTTGATTGTAAGCATGCCATGCAACATTTGAATGAAGTGAAAGCAAGGTGGGTTGTGAACGAGGCAGTAGAACAAGTTGCTTATGCAGACCGGATTATATTGAACAAG ACTGATTTGGTTGATGACGCAGAACTTGAGGTTTTGACCAACAAGATCAAG CTCATAAATGGGATGGCGCAAATGAAAAAAGCAAAATTTGGTGATGTTGACATGGATTTTGTGCTAGGAATTGGCGGTTATGACCTTGATAG GATCGAGGCTGCAGTCCAATTGAATGAAAACAAAGAGACAGGAGGGCATTGCCACTTGGGACATGAGCATG GATACCATCATGACCATGTCCATGATGCAGCTGTTACTAGTGTAAGTATTGTTTCGGAGGGACTACTTGATCTTGATGAG GTTAATGATTGGCTGGAGAGACTGGTTGATGAGAAAGGCGAAGACCTGTACAGATTAAAGGGTGTCATATCCGTCAACGAGTCAACTGGACGCTTCGTGTTTCAG GGTGTACACTCTATGTTGGAAGGTTGCCCAGCGAAGCCGTGGGAGGATGGTGAGAAGAGGATCAGCAAGCTCGTGTTTATCGGCAGGAGTCTGGATGAAGCCGCGCTAAGGAAGGCCTTCAAAGGTTGCCTGCTATGA